The genomic region GATGCGCGGGCCGAACCTGGATCTGCTGCGCGAGGTGTGTGCGCGTACCGACCGACCGGTGATCGCCTCGGGTGGGGTGTCCACGTTGGATGACCTGCGGGCGCTGGCTGGTCTGGAGTCGATCGGTGTGGAGGGTGTGATCGCCGGTAAGGCGCTCTACGCGGGCGCGTTCACGGTGGCCGAGGCGCTGCGGACGCTGGCCGAGGCGTGACGACCACCAGGCTGGGCTCGGGCGGCCCGTGGGAGCAGCGGTACGGCTACTCACGGGTGGTCCGGGCCGGGCAGTTCGCCTGGACGGCGGGCTGCACGGCGACGGTGGACGGTCGGGTGGTCCACGTTGGTGACGCCGCGGCGCAGACCGCGCAGGCGCTGCGGATCGGGTTGGCGGCGCTCGCCGAGGTGGGTGCGGAGCCGGGTGACGTGGTCCGTACCCGGATGTACGTGACCGATCGGCTGCACGCCGACGAGGTCGGCCGGGCGCACAACGCGGTGTTCGGTGCGGTCCGGCCGGCCGCCACGCTCGTGGTGGTGGCCGCCCTGCTGGATCCGGATCACCTGGTCGAGGTGGAGTTGGAGGCGTACCTCGGCGACAGCTGAGGTCGGCCCGGGCGGTGACCGCCTGGCCAGCCCGGCGGTCATTGCCGTGGCCATCCCGCAGGCAGATCGGTTGTGCACAACTTAATTGTGGGCTACGGTTCAGTGGTGACCGATGATCTGCTGTTGCGCCGGCAGGTGTGCTTCGCGCTCTACGCCGCGTCCCGCGCCCTCACCGACGTCTACCGGCCGATCCTCGACGAGTTCGGGCTCACCTACCCGCAGTACCTGGTGCTGCTGGTGCTCTGGGAACGCCCCGACGACGCACCCACAGTGTCCGAGCTGGGCGGCGAGCTGCGGCTCGACTCCGGCACGCTCTCCCCGCTGCTCAAGCGGTTGGAGACGGCGGGCCTGGTGGCACGGCGGCGGTCGGCGCGCGACGAGCGACGGGTCGAGGTGGGCCTCACCGAGCAGGGTCGGGCGCTGCGGGAGCAGCTCTGCGACGTACCGCTGCGGGTCGCGCAGGCCACCGGGCTGAGCCTCGATGAGCTCGTGGCGCTGCGCGACACCCTCACCCGGGTCACCGACACCATCCACCGACAGAAGGAGCAGTGACTCTCATGCAGGTTCTCTACACCGCGTCGGCGACCGCCAAGGGCGACGGCCGCGACGGCCACGTCGAGACCTCCGACGGCACGCTTGCTGTCGACCTGGCCGTGCCGAAGGAGATGGGTGGCGCCGGCGGTGCCGCCAACCCCGAGCAGCTCTTCGCCGCCGGCTACGCGGCCTGCTTCCACAGCGCACTGCGGGTGGTGGCCCGCCGGGCCAAGGCCGACGTGAACGGCTCGGTCGTCAACGCCGAGGTCGGCATCGGCCCCAACGGCAGCGGCGGGTTCGGGCTCACCGTGCAGCTCCTCGTCGACCTGCCCGCCGTCCCCCGCGAGACCGCCGAGCAGATCGTCGAGCAGGCCCACCAGGTCTGCCCCTATTCCGACGCCACCCGCGGCAACATCGACGTCACGCTCACCGTCCGCGAGACCCTGGCCGCCTGACGTCCGCAGAACTCCTGGCCCCCACCGCGGACGAGAGGACCACCGCCTGATGACCACCAACCGCGAGATCCACCTGGCCAGCCGCCCCCAGGGCTGGCCCACCGAGGACACGTTCCGGCTCGTCGAGACCGACGTGCCGACGCCCGGCCCGGGCCAGATCGTGGTCCGCAACCAGTACATGTCCGTCGACCCGTACATGCGGGGGCGGATGAACGACGTCAAGTCGTACGTGCCGCCGTTCGCCCTCGACGCGCCACTCGACGGCGGCGCGATCGGTGAGGTGGTGGCAAGCGAGGCGCCCGACGTCGCCGTCGGCGACACCGTCCTGCACAACCTGGGCTGGCGGGAGTACGCGGTGCTCGGTGCCACCTCCGCCCGCAAGGTCGACCCGAGCCTCGCGCCCGTCAGCGCGTACCTCAGCGTGCTGGGCATGACAGGCCTGACCGCGTACGCCGGTCTGCTGGAGGTCGCGGCGATGAAGCCCGGCGAAACGGTCTTCGTCTCCGCCGCCGCCGGTTCGGTGGGCAGCCTGGTCGGCCAGATCGCCAAGCTCAAGGGCGCCGGCCGGGTGGTAGGCAGCGCCGGTACGGCCGCCAAGGTGCAGCG from Micromonospora profundi harbors:
- a CDS encoding RidA family protein; the protein is MTTTRLGSGGPWEQRYGYSRVVRAGQFAWTAGCTATVDGRVVHVGDAAAQTAQALRIGLAALAEVGAEPGDVVRTRMYVTDRLHADEVGRAHNAVFGAVRPAATLVVVAALLDPDHLVEVELEAYLGDS
- a CDS encoding NADP-dependent oxidoreductase, translating into MTTNREIHLASRPQGWPTEDTFRLVETDVPTPGPGQIVVRNQYMSVDPYMRGRMNDVKSYVPPFALDAPLDGGAIGEVVASEAPDVAVGDTVLHNLGWREYAVLGATSARKVDPSLAPVSAYLSVLGMTGLTAYAGLLEVAAMKPGETVFVSAAAGSVGSLVGQIAKLKGAGRVVGSAGTAAKVQRLKALGFDAAFDYHDGPVRESLREAAPDGIDVYFDNVGGDHLEAAISALNLHGRVAICGMIAQYNDTEPPAAPRNLAMVIGKRLTLRGFLVNDHGHLREEFVRDVAGWLREGQLSYDETIIEGIDNAPAAFLGLLRGENLGKMLVRL
- a CDS encoding organic hydroperoxide resistance protein; the protein is MQVLYTASATAKGDGRDGHVETSDGTLAVDLAVPKEMGGAGGAANPEQLFAAGYAACFHSALRVVARRAKADVNGSVVNAEVGIGPNGSGGFGLTVQLLVDLPAVPRETAEQIVEQAHQVCPYSDATRGNIDVTLTVRETLAA
- a CDS encoding MarR family winged helix-turn-helix transcriptional regulator, which encodes MTDDLLLRRQVCFALYAASRALTDVYRPILDEFGLTYPQYLVLLVLWERPDDAPTVSELGGELRLDSGTLSPLLKRLETAGLVARRRSARDERRVEVGLTEQGRALREQLCDVPLRVAQATGLSLDELVALRDTLTRVTDTIHRQKEQ